One Malania oleifera isolate guangnan ecotype guangnan chromosome 9, ASM2987363v1, whole genome shotgun sequence DNA segment encodes these proteins:
- the LOC131163814 gene encoding large ribosomal subunit protein eL21z/eL21y codes for MPAGHGVRSRTRDLFSRPFRKKGYIPLSTYLKTYRIGDYVDIKVNGAVHKGMPHKFYHGRTGRVWNVTKRAIGVEVNKQVGNRIIRKRIHVRVEHVQPSRCTEEFRLRKLKNDQLKAEAKAKGETISTKRQPKGPKPGFMVEAATLETVTPIPYDVVNDLKGGY; via the exons atgccGGCGGGTCATGGAGTGAGGTCGAGGACGAGGGATCTCTTCTCCCGTCCCTTCAGGAAGAAGGGTTATATCCCTCTCTCCACCTACCTGAAGACGTATCGCATCGGCGATTACGTTGATATTAAGGTTAACGGCGCCGTTCACAAAGGAATGCCCCATAAATTCTACCATGGCCGAACCGGCAGGGTCTGGAACGTCACAAAACGCGCCATCGGCGTGGAAGTGAACAAACAG GTCGGCAATCGGATAATCAGGAAAAGGATCCATGTCCGAGTGGAGCATGTGCAGCCTTCGAGGTGCACTGAAGAATTCAGGCTGAGGAAGTTGAAGAATGATCAATTGAAAGCTGAGGCTAAGGCAAAAGGTGAAACTATCAGCACAAAGAGGCAGCCAAAGGGCCCCAAACCTGGTTTCATGGTGGAAGCTGCAACCCTGGAAACCGTTACTCCAATCCCGTATGATGTCGTTAATGATCTCAAGGGCGGCTATTAG